In the genome of Budorcas taxicolor isolate Tak-1 chromosome 7, Takin1.1, whole genome shotgun sequence, the window CTGCCTATACAGCCCCTCTTCCCCGGACCTGACTCCTCAGGCTCCCTGACGCACTACTGCCCGCTGCCCAGCCTTCTTTCCAGCCGCCGCCCCCTCACCAGCCAGCCAGCGCCCAAGGGCCACGGGCACTTCAAGGGCCACAGTGTTTTGGCCTGGCCCTTCTTTCCCCTCTGGAATAAAGATGGGGCAACTCCAAAAACAGCGGGGAAGGGGAATTCCCTaggttcatccctggtcagggaactaagatccagcaagctAGGAGGCGTGACcaaagatatatataaaataaaagaacagagaTGGGGCACCTCtccagctggggctggggctcccGTTGTTCCCCATCTGGGCCCAGGcccagcctcccccagcctcccccagccAAGTGCTGCCAAGTCACCTGGGGCAGGACGGGACTGGGCTGTATGTCCAGGGAGGATCTTCCCCTCTGCGGTCCCAAGATTTTGGtttatgttctttctcttttttggcttcccagcttgctggatcttagttccctggccagggattgaaccagcgtactcagcagtgaaagctcagagtcctaaccactggaccacaagggaattccctcTGGTCCTCAATCATACTCCTGACTAGCCAATGGGGACTTTCCAGACCAAAGCGAATCCTGGGGAGGGCCGAGAGATGATGAGAGCTGTGGTCTGTGTGGAGGGGAGGTCTGCGACCCCCCAGTTACCCCGTGTTGCTAGATCGTCAAAGTCCCCCCGAAGCTTCGGGTTTAATTTCGCCGTCTCTCCTCGGGTGGAGTGAAACCTGGAGTCTGGGCAGGCATGCATCCCCGGTCCGCCTGGACTCCTCCCGCCCTCACCTGAATCATCCACCCACAGGCAGACTGGACTCGGCCCCTCCCCTCATCTGGTCCCTCCCCAGCCCGGGGTCCAGCTTGAGTCTGACATGAGAGGCCGGTTCTGTGCTCAGGGGTCTCCATGGTGACCCAGCAAGAGTTCCCgcagagcccctgccccccaccgaCGGGGACCAGGAGCGCCTCGGAGGCGGTGCGAGCAGGGCAGCGACAGAACCGGAGGGAAGCTGGGCCGCTCAGGCCGACCTGGGGGCACAGGCTGCATCTCCCCCTTTGACCTCCAGGGGGCATCCCAGCCCCAAAGACGAGATCACCAGGGCCCTATCCTAGTTCACCAGCGGGGGAATGGCCCTCTTCCAGAATCCGCCGTGCTATCCCAGGACACCAAGCAAATCCACTGAGCcctggttttcccatctgtacaGGAGAGCGATTATAGGAACAGCCTCACTGGGAGGGGTTGGTGAAGAGATGCAGGTAAACGCTTCAGTATCCAGCATGTGCTCAACGGATGTGTGGGCCGTCTGCCCATGCCAGGGCTTAGGCAGATGGACAGGGAGATAAGTGCTGAAGCATGGCCGTGGGGCAAGGAGCACCTCCTGGGGGAAGGACACTTGGGTCCACTTAGGACATGCTGAACGCCAAAGGCATGGGGGAGGTCTGGAGGCCCAGGAAGGGGCTGAACCCGTGgaagggtgtggggtggggtttCCTCAGGCTGCGTGACCTCCCCTTCATGTGGTCAAGGGAGCCAGAGCTTCCGGTGGGGAACCAGTCCAGTTATAGCCCCCTGGCTGCTGGCTATGACAGTTGTAAAGGAGTGAGCTCCCCATGGTCGGGGCATACAAGCAAACAAAACGTTTCCAACAGCATCTAGGCCAGGGGACAGGCCAAGAGCCCTGACTCTCTGAGGACCCGTTAAGAGGCAGGCCGCATCCTGGCCTCAGGAGGCCGAGGGGAGTACTGCCTGGCAGCTGGACCCCCCGTCAGGGCGGCAGGTTCCAGAGAGCTAGAGAGCGGACATTCCTCAGCTCCAGGCGCCCGGCAGGCCGCTGCTGCCTGGTGAAACGTAAGCTGGGTCTGGCCGCGTGGACTGCGTGTTTTCCCAGTGGCTTCTTCAGCCACAGCCTGACCACAACCTAGATTCCGTCGGGCCGGCCATCTCCAAGTGTTTGTGTTCAGCTGGGCCAGACGGCGGGCCCGTGGTTTGGCCTCCCAGCAAGAAGCACCCCCAGCCTCCTACTCAGACAGCCCTCTGGCCCAGAAGCCGCTCATTAAAGCTGCTCATTAGAGCCACTCAGCAGAGAATGACATGGGATACAGGAGATGGGGCAATCGTGCTGAGGGCCAGGGGGCGCTCGTGTGTCCCATGAGCAGGGGTTCCCGCCCCCGCCAGGACCCCAGGGGCAAAGACACGACCCTGGGCAAAGCTGACTTACTGGAACCCCTCCATGCTGGCCTTCAGACTTTAGGGTCAGCTTATGACCATGTCCGCTGCCACAGCTAAGTCAGAAGCGAGCACGGTATGTGAACAGCCTTGCCTCCATGTGGTACTTCCCTCTCTCAGCCTTAGCTTTCCTTGGCTGTaaactagagtggattgccatttccttctccaggggatcttcccaacccagggctcgaacccaggcctcccgcattgtagacagacgctttaccgtctgagccaccagggaagtcctaagctAGAGATGATAATGGACTCTGTGGTTGATGAGATCCAACCCAATGCCTAGCAGGTGCTTTGCAAACCTCAGGACTCTTCCATGCTTCCGGGCTGGGTCTGGCTGCCTCCCCCATCAGACTGAAAGCTCACTGAAGGGAGATGCTGGGTCTTCAAGAAGAGGTagtaaatggaattttgtctgtgtcccTCCCCTGCTCAGAACCTTCACAGACAAAAGGTAAACTCTAAAACCAGCATTCAAGACCTTCGGATATCTGATAGTGGTTTGGCAAACTCCTATTCACTCTTCAAAGCCCATAGCAAATGGCCTCTTCTCCAGAAACCCTTCCTTCGGcccttctgtgttttgttttgtttttttttcctttccagtccCTGACCCTCCTGTTGGCCCAGATCAGGCCCCTACAGGCTGAGGTATCTGTGTGTGGCTCTGGGTCCCTCTTCAGAATGGGGTTCTGGAAAGACCGCCTAAGCACAATCAAGCATCACTGGGCCCACGGGTCTGCACAGAGACATCACGTGAGAGCACACGGGTGCacatctgtccatctgtctgtctgtctggcccTGGCCCTGTGCCTGTGCCGGGCCTCAGGAGGGGCAGCCAGGTGAACTCCCCCCAGACCACCCAAGACAGAGGCACCTTCACCAGAGGCAAGCGGCGTGGGCTAAGCAGGGCCCCTGGAGGCCCTGACTTGGCTGGGAGCTCATCCGTCTCCCGACTCTCAGTAGCAAAGAAGCAGGGGTGTGAGCCGCCGGCCTCAGCCTCCACCATGCAGGCGCCGTGCCCTGTGACCCACCATCAGAACTCAAGCCCCATCTGGGGCAAAGGACGGGCTGGGGCTCCGGGGGGACGGACTGAGTCCTGAGTGGGCTCCCCCACCACTGCCTTGAGGGAGGCCCCACCAGGCAGCCTTCGAGGACATACCTGAGGTTTGGCAACACCCTGCCAGACAGCCCCCAGGGCTGAGTCAGCAGGAAGAGATTCAGGACTTCCCAGGAAAAGCATCTGGGACTCCGAggcgccccagccccagcccacgcCCTCCCTAGGGCTGCCGGAAAGTGGGAGGTGCCACGTGCGCCGGGCGGTGCCCCCTGCGCTTTGTGGGACTGAACCGTGGGGGTTCGTGGAGGCTTAGAATCGAGCCTGACTTCGGCAGTCTGGGCATCTGAGGGTCGAGTGTCTTCAAGAGCAGGGTGATACGAGGGCGACTGTGAGTGTTGATGCCCCACTGTGCGCAAATGCGCTTGGCTGCTGGCACCTCGCAGGACCCTGTTGCATAGGCTTTTGTCTGGGCACATCCACTTGGGCAGCTGAGGGCGCCACGATGACCGGAGAGGCTGTCCCATGCCGCGGGACGTGCACTTCGAGGGGGCAGACTGCAGGTGGGACTGCGATGAAGCCTGAAGGGGGAGCCGAATGAGTGACGAGAAGGTGGCTGGGTGGTGTGGGAGGGAGTGTCTGACAGGGGAGGACAAAGTCAGGGCTTGCCAGGACAGTGTGTCCTCAGGACTGCTGGCGGGGACACCTGACCCCACGTGCCGTATCTCCAGGGCTGCACGGCACCTGTGACCCAGGGAGGGCAGAAGATGCTCCCTGCATCTCTgctgctcccccagcccctggggtTGCCGCCCTCCTGCCTGCCCAGATCTcccaccccaggccctggggTCTGGCTTCAGTTCCTGCCCCGGGAGGGGTCAGGCCGCTGGACATAGGGATTCAGCTAGACTGTTCTTTCTCTGTTGgccctctgcctctgtttccaccaTTAAAATGCAAACACTCCCCTCCACCACctgactgaagccaggtctccccgCCAGGCTGGCTCCAGTCTTTGGGGTCTGCGACTGGGTCATGTCCAAACCTGAGGGCTGATGAGGGAGACAGACAGGGCTAGGGAAGTGGGGGGGTGGCTGCGCCAGGGCCACGCGGCCCCGACGGAGGAGCCAGCAACGTGCAGCCAGGACAGGAGGCCGCCGGAGGGGAGGGGGCTCCAGCCTGCAGGTTTGGACCCTGCAAGGGCTGCCATGTGGGAGGGGGCAGACCCCAGTTCCATAAAAGAAACACTTCCGAACATGCTTTCCCACAACAGTTCTAGAAGAGTCTTTGTTATGAGAAATTATGTGATCTTTCCCTCCCTGTGTCAGCGCCTTCTGTGGCTCCCCACCAACCTCCAGAGACTCTGCAGCTCCTCACTCAGCATTCAAGGCTTTGTTCACCTCCCCCGGGTATCTCCCATCTCCAGGCCCACTTGAGTTTTCCCTTCTCAGCCTTCACATGTATCTTTCCAGCTGCCTGGTATGCCCTTCCTGCCTTGCCCCCCTGGAAAACTCCTATACATCCTTCAAGACCCACAGCCTGTGTCCCTTTCTCTGGGAAACATTACCCCTTCTCTAGTTCCAGGGTGTCCCCATttcctgtgtgaccctgggcaagtcccttcagttgtgaaATGAGAGGTATGTGTGTGAAAAATCACCCTTACGAAAAGTACATTTGGGGGCCCAAGACAATAAATATACATTAtcgtgttagttactcagtcgtgtctgactctttgccaccccatggactgtagcctgccaagcccctctgtccacggaattccccaggcaagaataaaatgCCCCTAAGGTGAGttagggctgggggagggggcaaagAAGGTTTGTATCCAGCCGGTGCTCAATGCATGttcactttcctttctcctcctggatTCTGCAGGTTTGAGAGCCTCTTGTTCTAAGCGCCGTTCCAAGATCTTTCTCCCACTCACAGTACTAGGAATTTTAAGAACCCCTGGTTCTAAAATTAAAAGTCTAAAATGCCGTGGGCAGGACCAAGGACCTCCTTGTGCCCTGAGCTAACCCCAGGGTGGCTGAGGCTGGGGTCTCTGGGGGGAGGCCTTATGCCCCGCCACTCCCCAAGCTGACGGGGTGTGGTCTGGCAGCCCCAGTTTTAGGGGGAGAGCGATGGATTTAGCAGGAGGCAGATGGCAAACGTTTCAGGAGGGAAGAGGCGGGACTCCTGGCTCGGAACTAGAATGGGGTCACTGTGCAGTGTCAAGAAGCCCAGGGCTGTCAGCTAAGAGCCATGGTTCCCTtctcttggagcctcagtttcctcacccgaATACCGGAACTGAGTGCTGTCCTCTCGAAGGGCACGCGCGAGGAGGCTCTCGGGCTACAGCCTCTGCCAAGCCTTCTCTTGGGCCTGACACTTGGCCAGCAAGTCTCCCAGCCCGCTTCCCTCCAGGAGCCCCTGCTCACGCCTGGCCTGGccactgcagctggggagggggtttcaggatgacACCCAGCCACCCCTGTCCTTGGGAAGTGGGGGTCAGCAGCCCGCTCCAAATTCAGCTGCCCCAGGCCTGGCATCGGCTGCGGCCTCAACACTTTCTCAATAAAAGGTATTTGGCAGCAGAGCCTGACACCTCATCACACTCGGCCTGAAAGCCAGCTTCTCCTGCAGCTGCAGGgggagccccctcccctcccgctgCTTCCCAGGACCCCGACATTGCCTGGGGTGGGAACCTGCCCCGTGAGCCCCACTGCCAGCAGAGGGTATAGGCTGGATAAGTAAGTCCAGATACACGCACATGCCCCTGGCTTCCAGGGGCCTCCCAGCATCTCCCCGCTCTTGTCCGTCACAGTCAACCCAAGGGGAGGCTGGGGTGCCGGCACCAGGGCTCCAAACCCTCTGCTGGTCTCCAAGCAGAGCCCCAGGGCCCACCCTCAGAGACTGGGGCCATACCCTGGGTTTGCTAGATTTTTCCAGATCCTCCAAGCCCCCAAGTCTGCCCCTGGGCAGAGGAAGGTGTTCCCCTGAAAGGTCTGACCTGAGCAAAGGTAcgagggagggctggggaggtTGGGGGTCGGCGGACGGAGAGTTCACCAGACGGACGAGAGCCAGCAGGCCATGTGCGCTGAGCGCTGACCCCGCAGTGTGTAGGGCTCTGTGTGTGAGCCTCTCTCCTCCCCAAGGCCAGGCCCTCTCTGGGCCCCTGTTGTTAGCACAGAGCTGGTACCTCTTAGTGCTGTAAAGGCAAATCGTAAGGGAGACTGGAGCAGTGGGGTGGACAGCTGGGCAGGGGGCTGATAGAAGGGGAagtgggtgggaggtgggcatGCAGAAGGCCTCAGCATGCCCTGGAATAAGGGAATACTCTGCACTTGAACTCAGCCAGGCACCTTCCGGGCCCTGAGAAACGCCACATCCCTGCTTTCTGGTGGCTGACATCTCCAGGCAAAGGGAGTCTTAGGCACGTTCTGAGGGGGCTGTTAGGCCATCCAGGGAGCGCCCACTCCTGCCAAGATTCACTCCAGAGCACAGGCAGCTCTTCACCTCTCCTTTTGGGACCTCGGTTTCTCTGTCTGGCAAGTGGGGGTGTGGTCAGAATAGCGCCTGCCCCACGGGGTGTCAGGACAACTTGCCCAGCCAAGCGCACAGCATGCAAGTGACGGCTCTGTGCCTTCTGCACGTCCAGACTGAGAGGCTTGGTGAGGGCAGAGGGCTCGGGACCATGGCCTTGGGCAGCACAGTCACCATGTGGTCAAGGCGTGGCCAGGCCTCAGCTGGGTGGGACCCAGGGTAGGGCAGCTGTGGCCCCGGCCGCGGAAGTCCAGGGCGGCCTCAATTCCTGCCTCCTGGTGTAAGCGGCCCTGGCCAGGGTTCCTCCCTGCCCACTGTAGCCCCTGGGCACGTGGCCAGGTGGGAGCCGCTGACCACAGCCAGGCGAGGAGGAGAATGCCAGGGCAGCAGCTGCTACTGTGTTCAGCGGTCAGGGCTGCACGGGCTCGGGTGGCTCATGGGTCAGCTCCGCTCACACGTGTCACAGACACACTTCTGTGGGCATCAGTTGGGGCCCGCGTGCCTACCTGAGGCGTGTCCGGGACCTCACGGAGGCCTGCAAGCTGCCCTCACACTCATGTCCGTATGTGCTTCGGGCCTGTTTCTGCCTGCCAAGGTGCCTCTGGATCTAGCAGTCCCAgcccccatcctcccctccccaagaCTGACACCACGAGGAGGAAATGAAGCATCTTTAATTGAATCCCTGCCTCAACCCCCTAGAGAATCTCCAAGCACCAAACATGTGAGAACTGGGCCCCCCAGCCCCAGAGCCAAGAAGCCTCTTCCCCAGACCCTCAATGCGCCACCTCCAGACCCCTCCCCACTCACACCTGTGGCCAGTCTTGCCGGCTTTGTTCCAATAAATAACCCCAAGAACAAAGCTCAGGGTAGGGGACCCAACGGAGCACCCAGCTCAGCACAGAAATCTGAAGATGTGGATTACCTGAAATTGGGATCAAAATACACATGAAATCAGAGCTGGTATGCGAGCTGGGAATGATCCCCTCTGGGCCCCAGTAGGTCACCATGCCCCCACGGTCACCCCACGACACTGGCTCCCACAGCCAGGACGAACTAACTCCATTTCATGTCACACAGTAACAACTACCTGCCGGGGTTCTCCACCATCAGACCTGACTCTGAAtcctgggcaggggaggggggcccTGAAACCTTAAGAGACAgcgagcctctggagaaggggactTGGCTTCCCAAGGATACAGGGGTCGGGAGCAGGGCAGAGGGGCGAGGCTGGGGGCCAGGTCACTGCTGGCCCCTGCCTCGGCGGGTGCGGAGTGGACCCGAGGCTCGGGCCTGTACGCGCGACGCCTGGCCCATCTCCCTTCGGATGTCCCCAAGAGCCGCGGACGGGGACTCCAGCAGCCTCTGGAAGAGGCTGGGCCGGCCCGCTGTTGGCTCCCGGCACTGGAAGGTGACGGCTGTGCCGGCGTCGGCCTTCATCTCCCTGGAGAAGCCGTCGGAGGAGCCGTCGAAGCAGCGGCCGATGGCGATCTCCTTGGCCAGCCTTGGGCTCTGGTCGGTGACCGTGTAGACACCATAGTTGTGACCCAGGGGGTCCAGCGGGGCCAGCATGGAGAAGGCAGCCAGGTCATCAGCGGGCGCGGGTGGGGGGTGCCGCGTCAGGTAATCCTGCAGGAGCCCGTTGACCGCCACACGCCGGCAGCTGCCCTGCGGCATGACGGTCACCAGCGTCCTGTCCACCTGACGCTGGTCGAACAGCATCCCGCTGCACTTGAATTCCACACAGGCGGCAGAGGAGCTAGGGCGCTGGGGGTCCCGGACGCTCCGGGAATCCCGCAGCCCGTAGAGCTGGCCCTGGGTCCGGGGATGGGTGCCTCCCAAATTGTGGGAGCGGACCATGTACTCCTGGGGCCCTTGGATCTTCACCTTGAGGAAGCAGGCCCGGAACTCCTGCGGGTTGGGCCACCAGGCCAGGAGGTCTCCGGTCCAGGAGGCTGGCGCGCCCTCGCGGAAGGGGACCACGTTGTACTCGTATTTGTCCGCCTCCACACGAGCGAAGCGGAAGTGACTGGCGGTCACCGGGGCCTCCTGGCACTCCCGCAGGCTGCGCCACGGGTACACGGGGCCGTTGGCCTCGGTGGGGTCGCCGGGCCTGGGCTTGGCGAGGTTGATGCGGAAGCCGCTGCGCTTGAGGGCCGGGTCGTCGTGGTCGGTGCGGCGGTACGCCAGCCGGTCCAGGTAGGGCTGCGCCACGCCCACGGCGGCCGGGAGCGGGCGCGGCCGCGAGGGCGCGGGCTCCAGCTCCTCGCCGCCCAGGGCGGCCGTGACCACGGCGGTGTAGGCGTCGGGCCGGTCGGCGTCGCAGAAGGCGGGGAGGCAGGCGCCGTTCGGGCCGGTGACCGCGCTGTCGAAGCGGCCCCAGGCGCGAGGGTTGGCCGAGAAGCCGGGGGCGGGCTCCAGATTGACCAGCGTGACCACCACGCCCTCCACCTGCTCGCTGGGGGCGAACTTGTCGTTGGCGTAGGCGCGCACCTTCACGAAGCAGCGGCGGCGCTCGGGCACGTCCAGGTTGAACAGACGGCGCTCGCGGATCTCCACGTTGCCCACCAGGAAGACCCGCTCCTCCCGGCGGGCCCGCCGAGACGCCGGTCTCTCGCGCTGGAAGCCGCTCTCTTCTTCCCACAGGCCCGTGTCAGGGTTCAGCGACCACAGCTTCAGGGCCTCCACGTGGCCCGGCATCCGGATCTGGTCGGCGGCCACGCGCACGGCCACCAGCCCCGTGTGCAGCTGCTCGGCGGAGCCGGCGGCCCGGAGGTCCACCGAGAACATGCCGTACGTGCGCAGCGGGGCCAGCTCCCCGTCCGCGTCCACGAACCGCAGGTCGCTGGGCGCGGCGGCTGCCGAAGTGAGATTTCGGGGGTCCACGAAGGTCACCTGGGCTTCCACAGCCCCCGTGTAGGGCTGACCGTCAGCTCTGCGGAAGGCCCCGGGAGGGATGACCAGCTCTCCTAAGGGGGCCTCCTCTCCCATTTCCCCGAGGGATATGGTGTTGCTCTGGCGGGCGTCTAAAATGATGGGGGCTTTCTTTCGCATGGCCTTGACCTCGTGGTACACGCCAGCACCTCGAGGGTCAAAAGGCAGGACCCTGACGGTGTCCACGAACTGGTCACTGGGGTCCACAAAGGTCATCACCAGCCGCTGAGTGGAAGGTGCCACCTCGAGGGTGAAGTCACCCTGGTAGGACGTGAAGCCAATGGGCTCCCGGCCCAGCAGGATGCGAGCAAAGCGCAAGGGCTCGCTAGAGTCAGCGGCCACCACGCGCCCCCGGATCAGCCCCCGAAGGGGCAGACATTTCTGGCAGCCACACTCAGCCACGACCTTAACTGGGAGGGTGTAGCCAGAGCAGCGGATCTTCCTGCTCTCCAGGCGGCGCACGGAGCAGCAGCGGGAGCCTGCGTCCCCACACCGGGGGCtggagcctgcagggctggggCACAGGGTGTCAGGGCAAAGGCCTACATCCAGGTAGGTGGGCCCTCTGCCTGGCTGACCACAGTCATCTGGAAGCTTGATCAGGTGTTCTTGGGGCCGAGGGTCACAGGCTGGCTGCCCCGGGGCTGTGGAGCAAggaagcaggcagagaagggTGAGTAGGAGAGCTCCAGGGAGGCCAAGGCTGGGGGCCTGGATTGAAGTCAGAGGCTCAACCCAGGGGCTCAGTGACTGAGCAAGGTCAGAGATCAGTCTGAAGCTGGGGTTCCATGTGAGGTTGAGTT includes:
- the CILP2 gene encoding cartilage intermediate layer protein 2, with protein sequence MASLPTLLWLCVAAAHLAGARGTPDAEEPTVTAWGLEGSSLRPGQPSPALEDWEEASEWTSWFNVDHPGGDGDFESLAAIRFYYGPARVCPRPLALEARTTDWALPSDVGERVHLNPTRGFWCLNREQPRGRSCSNYHVRFRCPLEATWGSWGPWGPCSGSCGPGRRLRRRRCPSPAGDACPGRPSEAQKCVRPRCPGCGPNTCGCPDHILLGSVVTPSGRPLPGARVSLRDWPGTVATSDAHGTFRMPGVCASSRANVSAQMDGFSTGMGQAQANSSMSAVATVVLNKLEKPYLVKHPESRVREAGQNVTFCCKASGTPMPKKYSWFHNGTLLDRRTHRYGAHLELYGLRPDQAGTYHCKAWNDAGAVRSGTARLTVLAPGQPACDPRPQEHLIKLPDDCGQPGRGPTYLDVGLCPDTLCPSPAGSSPRCGDAGSRCCSVRRLESRKIRCSGYTLPVKVVAECGCQKCLPLRGLIRGRVVAADSSEPLRFARILLGREPIGFTSYQGDFTLEVAPSTQRLVMTFVDPSDQFVDTVRVLPFDPRGAGVYHEVKAMRKKAPIILDARQSNTISLGEMGEEAPLGELVIPPGAFRRADGQPYTGAVEAQVTFVDPRNLTSAAAAPSDLRFVDADGELAPLRTYGMFSVDLRAAGSAEQLHTGLVAVRVAADQIRMPGHVEALKLWSLNPDTGLWEEESGFQRERPASRRARREERVFLVGNVEIRERRLFNLDVPERRRCFVKVRAYANDKFAPSEQVEGVVVTLVNLEPAPGFSANPRAWGRFDSAVTGPNGACLPAFCDADRPDAYTAVVTAALGGEELEPAPSRPRPLPAAVGVAQPYLDRLAYRRTDHDDPALKRSGFRINLAKPRPGDPTEANGPVYPWRSLRECQEAPVTASHFRFARVEADKYEYNVVPFREGAPASWTGDLLAWWPNPQEFRACFLKVKIQGPQEYMVRSHNLGGTHPRTQGQLYGLRDSRSVRDPQRPSSSAACVEFKCSGMLFDQRQVDRTLVTVMPQGSCRRVAVNGLLQDYLTRHPPPAPADDLAAFSMLAPLDPLGHNYGVYTVTDQSPRLAKEIAIGRCFDGSSDGFSREMKADAGTAVTFQCREPTAGRPSLFQRLLESPSAALGDIRREMGQASRVQARASGPLRTRRGRGQQ